CGTCATCACCCACTGGAGGTCCGCCGCGCCGCCGAAGCCCAGGCCGCGGTCGATGGCGGGCAGGGCGACCGTGACGATCGAGAAGTCGAGCGCGATCATGAACTGCGCCATGCAGAGGGTGATCAGCGTGAGCCAGCCGCGCAGGCCCAGGCCGGCCGTCGCTTCACCCGGCGCGGCCCCGGAGCCGGTTTTCCTGGTCATGATTGGCCATGCCTCCCTGAACTGTTTCGCTTCAGGAATGATCGTGACCGGCGCGCGGAGGTGTACCCAGACCTCGGTTCGATGTAGGAACTTTCAGGGTAGGAACCCGGTTCCTAGCACTGCCAGTGTTAGCCGCGCGGCCGCGAACCGCGCGACAATGGCCGGATGAAGAGGCTCAACGACCTGGGCGAGTTCCTTCGTTCCCGACGCGCGCAGCTGCGCCCCGAACAGCTCGGGCTGGTCAACCACGGCCGCCGGCGGGTCGCGGGGCTGCGCCGCGAGGAGGTGGCGCAGCTCGCGGGCGTGAGCGTCGCCTACTACACGCGGCTGGAGCAGGGCCTCACCGACCGGGCGTCCGACGCGGTGCTCGACGCCGTCGCCCGCGTGCTCCAGCTCGACGAGGACGCGCACGCCCACCTGCACCGGCTGGCCCGCGGTTCGCGCCGCGACCGGCCCCGGGTGCGCCGGCCGGAGCGGCTGCGGCCCTCGATCGCGCTGATGGTGGAGTCGTTCACCGCGGCGAAGGTGCCGGCCCTGGTGATCGGCCGGTCGACCGACGTGCTGGCGTGGAACCGGCTCGCGCACGGGCTGCTGGCCGGGCACCTGGACTTCGACGCGCCGAACCGGCCCGCGGACCGGCCGAACATCACCCGGATGGTGTTCCTCGACCCGCACGTGCGCGAGCTGTACCCCGACTGGAAGCGCAAGTGCCGCGACACCGTGGACGACCTGCGCCTGGTCGCCGGGCGCTACCAGGACGACGCGCGCCTGGCCGAGCTGGTCGGCGAGCTGAGCATGAAGAGCCCGGAGTTCACCGCGCTGTGGAACAACCACGCGGTCAAGGCGTGCGCCTACAGCGCGCGCGAGTTCCACCACCCGCTGGTGGGCCCGCTGACCCTGGCCAACGAGCTGCTGGTGCTGCCCGACGACGACGGCCAGCGGCTGGCGCTGTTCCACGCCGAGCCCGGTTCGCCGTCGGAGGCCGCGCTGAGCCTGCTGGCGGACCTGGTCACCTCCGGTGCCCGGCCCCCCGCGGTGCCCTCGCCCCGCCCGTCGCTGCACCCCGGGGCGTGAGCCCGATGGCTGAACTGGGTGCTCTGCGGGTGAGCGCGCAGGGCCTGGGCTGCATGGGCATGAGCGCGTTCTACGGCTCGCGCGACGACGTGGAGTCGGTGGCGACCATCCACCGCGCGCTGGACCTGGGCGTGACCTTCCTCGACACGGCCGACGTCTACGGCCCGTACCTCAACGAGGAGCTGGTGGGCCGGGCGATCCGGGGCAGGCGCGACGAGGTCGTGCTGGCCACGAAGTTCGCCGCCGACCCGGAGGAGAACCGCATCCGCGGCGACGCGCCCTACGTCCGACGCGCGTGCGACGCGTCGCTGCGGCGGCTCGGGGTCGACCACATCGACCTCTACTACCAGCACCGCGTCGCCCTGGACACCCCCGTCGAGGAGACCGTCGGCGCGATGGCCGAGCTGGTGGCGGCGGGCAAGGTGCGGCACCTCGGCCTGTCCGAGGTCAGCGCGCGCACCCTGCGCCGCGCGCACGCCGTGCACCCGATCGCGGCGGTGCAGACCGAGTGGTCGCTGTGGTCGCGGGAGATCGAGCGCGAGGTCGTGCCGACGTGCCGCGAGCTGGGCGTCGGCGTGGTGCCGTACTCCCCGCTGGGCCGCGGCTTCCTCACCGGGCGCTACCGGGCCGCCGGCGACTTCGCGCCGGACGACTTCCGGGCGACCGGCCAGCCCCGGCTGGACCGCCGCAACATCGACCACAACCTGGAGCTGGTGCGCGGCCTGGAGGAGCTGGCCCGGGCCTGGGGCCACACGGCCGGGCAGCTCGCGCTGGCGTGGCTGCACCACCAGGGGTCCGACGTCGTGCCGATCCCCGGCACGAAGCGCCGCCGGTACCTGGAGGAGAACGCCGCCGCGCGCGACATCGCCCTGGACGCCGCGCAGGTGGCCGCGATCGAGGCGGCCGTGCCCGCCGAGGCGGTGGCGGGCGCCCGCTACCACGCCGACGCGATGGCGAACATCGACCTGTGAGCGGCACGACCGACCCGTGCGGTGCGGGTGCCCGGCCGCGCCGGGCACCCGCACCCGTGCTCAGTCCAGCGGCATGAGGACCAGCTTGCCGCGGCTGATCCCCTCGTCCACCAGCTTGTGCGCCGCCGCGACCTCGTGCAGCGGCAGGACCGAGCCCACGTCCACGGTCAGCTCGCCCCGGTCGACGTGCCCGGCCAGGGTGACCAGCCCGGCGCCGTCCGGCGCGACGACGTGCCGCACCACGCGCACGCCCCGCCGCGCGGCCGCCTCCTCCAGCGCCGTGGGACCGGTCGCGGCGTCGGGCACCCGCGCGTGCGCGCCACCGGGCCGCACCAGCTCGACCAGCCCGTCCCGGCCGACGCAGTCCAGCACCGCGTCGACCTCGCCGACGGCGGTCGCCACGTCGGTCGTCGTGTAGTCCACCACCTCGTCCGCGCCGAGCCCGCGGAGGAAGTCGTGGTTGGCCTCGCGCGCCACGGCCACCACGGACGCGCCGCGCGCCTTGGCCAGCTGCACGGCCAGGTGCCCGACACCGCCCGCCGCGCCGTTGACCAGCAGCCGGTCCCCGGCGCCGACGCCGAGGCGGTCGAGGGTCTGCAACGCGGTCAGCCCGCTCAGCGGCAGCGCCGCCGCGTCCACGTGCCGCAACCCCGCCGGCTTGGCCGCCAGCTCCGCCGCGGGCGCGCTGACGAACTCCGCGTAGGCCCCGGCGAGCGCCGGGAACCGGGGCATGCCGTAGACCTCGTCACCGGGCCGCAGGTCCGCCACCCCCTCGCCCACCTCGACGACCACGCCGGAGACGTCCCAGCCCCACGTGTGCGGGCCGGCGCCGAACCACTCCTCGGCCTTGCCGCCGCGGCACTCCGCGTCCACCGGGTTCACCCCGGCCGCCAGCACCCGCACCAGCACCTCACCCGGCGCGCACCCCGGGCGCGGCACGTCCGCCAGCTCCAGCACCTCCGGGCCGCCGTACTGCCGGGCGACCACCGCTCGCATGGTTTTCCCCATGGCCACAACTGTTCCAGCCCCGGGTGGGGCCACCCAGCCACCTGCCGAACGTAGACCTGTTTTGGGTATTCCTGGCAGGTGCAGGTTCGCCAGGGGTGCCCGAGGCATCCTGGTCCCATGGATCAGCGATCGGAACTCGGCGAGTTCCTCCGGTCGAGGAGGGCGCGGATCAGCCCCGAGGACGCGGGCGTACCGCGCTACGGCCGCCGCCGCGTGCCCGGTCTGCGCCGCGAGGAGCTCGCCCAGCTGGCCGGCATCAGCGTCGGCTACTACGTGCGGCTGGAGCAGGGGCACCCGGTCAACACCTCGGACTCGGTGCTGAACTCGCTGGCCCGGGCGCTGCGGCTGACCCCGGACGAGCACGCCCACCTGCGCGGCCTGATCCGGTCCGGCCCGGTCAAGCCCGCCCGCGCGCGCCCCGACCGGCTGCGGGAGACCGTGCGGTCGGTGGTGCACTCGCTGGGGCACATGCCCGCGCTGGTGCTGGGCGTGTTCGGGGACGTGCTGGTGTGGAACCGCCTGGCGCACGCGCTGCTCGCCGGGCACCTGCCGTTCGGGGCGCCGGACCGGGCGGCCGACCGCCCGAACTGGCCCCGGCTGTTCTTCCTGGACCCGCACGTGCGGGAGCTGTTCCGCGACTGGTCGGAGAAGGCCCGGGACACCGTGGCCGACCTGCGGCTGATGGCGGGCCGCTACCCGGACGACCCGCGGCTGGCCGAGCTGGTGGGCGAGCTGTCGCTCAAGAGCCCCGAGTTCCGGGCGCTGTGGTCGGCGCACCCGGTGCGGAGGTGCGCCTTCCACGACCGCCGCTTCCGGCACCCGGTCGTCGGCGAGCTGACCCTGACCGACGAGCTGATGGCGCTGCCCGAGGACGAGGGCCAGCGGCTGGTGGTCTTCACCGCCGCGCCGGGCTCCTCCTCCGCCGCCGCGCTGACCCTGCTGGCCGAGCTGGCGGAGTCGGGCGCCCGCCACCGGCCCGGCGTCGGGGGGACCGGGTAGCGCCGGTCTCCCCCGCGGCGCCGGGACGGCGGGAGAGCGGGTCGACGGCGGCGCGGTCGGCCACGCTGCCGCCGCACCGCCGAACGTCGAACGTCGAACGTCACGCACCGGGTAACGGGACCGGTCCGCACCACCGGGCACCTGCCGCACCAGGGGCACCGGGCCGCGAGACCTCCACACCACCCGGCACCTGCCGCACCACCGGGCACCTGCCGCGTCAGGGCACCGGGGGTCGCCCCGCGGGCTACGCGAAGGGCCGCCGGCGGAGGTCCCGCTCCTGCTCCGCCCGCCGCCTCCCCAGCAGGTAGGCGTGCGCCAGCGAGGTGAGCGTGACGTGGTGGTGCCAGCCGCGGAACGAGCGGCCCTCGAAGTGGCCCAGCCCCACGTCCTCGTAGAGCCTGCTCGTCTCGCGCTCGACCTCGACCCCGGCCCGGGTGAGCCGGATCAGGTCGGGCATGGCCGCGTGCACGTTGGTGAGCCACACCTGCACCGGGTAGGGCTCGCCGGGCAGCCACCGGGTCAGCAGGCGGCGCGCCCGGCGCGGCCCGCTCGGCGAGGTGCCCGGCCGGGTCGGCACCGACTCCACCACGTACCGCGAAGCCTGCTGCCTGCCGTTCTCCACGGCCCACAGGTTCATCACCGCCCCGGGCCGGCTCACGCCGCGGAACGCGCCCGGCGAGCGCTCGCCGACCAGCGACACGGCCGACTCGTAGGGCACCTGGACGAGGTAGCGCATCCGCCGCTCCTCCAGGCCCGTCAGCAGCTGCTCGACCTGCATCATGTGCCGCCCGTCGACCACGACCGGCTGCGGGGGCAGCCCCCAGTCGCCGGCCAGCTCGTCGACCATCGACAGCACGGCCTCCCACCGCTCCCGGCGGCGCTCGCCCTCGGGCACGTGCGCCTTCGCGCGCAGGTCGGCGTCGGAGTCCCAGGAGTGGGGCAGCAGCAGCCGCCAGTCGACCGGCGCCGCCTCGCCCTCGCCGACGAGGAACATCGCGAGCCCGAGCTGGCAGTTCAGCAGCTTGCCCGCCGACGGCGCGAACTGCCGCGCGACGCCGACCGAGCTGGACCCGTTCTTGGTGAACACCGCCTCGCCGACCGCCCAGGCGTG
This portion of the Saccharothrix syringae genome encodes:
- a CDS encoding helix-turn-helix transcriptional regulator, whose amino-acid sequence is MKRLNDLGEFLRSRRAQLRPEQLGLVNHGRRRVAGLRREEVAQLAGVSVAYYTRLEQGLTDRASDAVLDAVARVLQLDEDAHAHLHRLARGSRRDRPRVRRPERLRPSIALMVESFTAAKVPALVIGRSTDVLAWNRLAHGLLAGHLDFDAPNRPADRPNITRMVFLDPHVRELYPDWKRKCRDTVDDLRLVAGRYQDDARLAELVGELSMKSPEFTALWNNHAVKACAYSAREFHHPLVGPLTLANELLVLPDDDGQRLALFHAEPGSPSEAALSLLADLVTSGARPPAVPSPRPSLHPGA
- a CDS encoding aldo/keto reductase, which gives rise to MAELGALRVSAQGLGCMGMSAFYGSRDDVESVATIHRALDLGVTFLDTADVYGPYLNEELVGRAIRGRRDEVVLATKFAADPEENRIRGDAPYVRRACDASLRRLGVDHIDLYYQHRVALDTPVEETVGAMAELVAAGKVRHLGLSEVSARTLRRAHAVHPIAAVQTEWSLWSREIEREVVPTCRELGVGVVPYSPLGRGFLTGRYRAAGDFAPDDFRATGQPRLDRRNIDHNLELVRGLEELARAWGHTAGQLALAWLHHQGSDVVPIPGTKRRRYLEENAAARDIALDAAQVAAIEAAVPAEAVAGARYHADAMANIDL
- a CDS encoding NADP-dependent oxidoreductase; the protein is MGKTMRAVVARQYGGPEVLELADVPRPGCAPGEVLVRVLAAGVNPVDAECRGGKAEEWFGAGPHTWGWDVSGVVVEVGEGVADLRPGDEVYGMPRFPALAGAYAEFVSAPAAELAAKPAGLRHVDAAALPLSGLTALQTLDRLGVGAGDRLLVNGAAGGVGHLAVQLAKARGASVVAVAREANHDFLRGLGADEVVDYTTTDVATAVGEVDAVLDCVGRDGLVELVRPGGAHARVPDAATGPTALEEAAARRGVRVVRHVVAPDGAGLVTLAGHVDRGELTVDVGSVLPLHEVAAAHKLVDEGISRGKLVLMPLD
- a CDS encoding helix-turn-helix domain-containing protein — encoded protein: MDQRSELGEFLRSRRARISPEDAGVPRYGRRRVPGLRREELAQLAGISVGYYVRLEQGHPVNTSDSVLNSLARALRLTPDEHAHLRGLIRSGPVKPARARPDRLRETVRSVVHSLGHMPALVLGVFGDVLVWNRLAHALLAGHLPFGAPDRAADRPNWPRLFFLDPHVRELFRDWSEKARDTVADLRLMAGRYPDDPRLAELVGELSLKSPEFRALWSAHPVRRCAFHDRRFRHPVVGELTLTDELMALPEDEGQRLVVFTAAPGSSSAAALTLLAELAESGARHRPGVGGTG
- a CDS encoding IS701 family transposase, giving the protein MALHDRNFHAVRPGEVDTLTQFCHELLDTLPRSDQRRWGEIYVRGLVSLPGRKSIRRVAEAMAGWRAEQGLQQFVNQSTWQWAPIRRNLARHLATLYRPHAWAVGEAVFTKNGSSSVGVARQFAPSAGKLLNCQLGLAMFLVGEGEAAPVDWRLLLPHSWDSDADLRAKAHVPEGERRRERWEAVLSMVDELAGDWGLPPQPVVVDGRHMMQVEQLLTGLEERRMRYLVQVPYESAVSLVGERSPGAFRGVSRPGAVMNLWAVENGRQQASRYVVESVPTRPGTSPSGPRRARRLLTRWLPGEPYPVQVWLTNVHAAMPDLIRLTRAGVEVERETSRLYEDVGLGHFEGRSFRGWHHHVTLTSLAHAYLLGRRRAEQERDLRRRPFA